CTAAAATCTCCACCCAAAATGACTACTTTTCCACCGAATGTTACATCTACATCAGTGATGTCACGTAACATTATGTCCAATGCTTCTATATGTTGTTTTCGTGTCATTGGAGCTTCATCCCATATTATTAATCGGGTTGTGCGAAGTAGGCTTGCAAGACCACTTTGTTTGCTGACAGAACATGTGTTCATTTCGCTAGTACCAAGTGGGAGTTTAAAACGTGAGTGTGCTGTTCGCCCTCGAGGAAGAATAGATGCAGCAACCCCTGATGAAGCAGTTGCAAGTGCTACTAAATTTCTTGATCGTAATGTTGCCAAAATTACCTTGTATAAGAATGTTTTTCCCGTCCCGCCTGGACCGTCTATAAAAAATGAACCGCTTTTATTCTCGAGTACTTTTTCTAGGACTGCATCATATACATGTTGTTGTTCACTGTTTAGACATTCTGAGGCCATAATATCTTCCTCTGGAACTTCAACacccatttcatcattaatttctCTGGATTGAATTTCTTTGTCATCACATGCGATGTCATTGTCTGTGAGATTGTAGGAGTTGATGTCTTTCCCCAATGAGTCAATTGCTAAAGAAATTTATCTCAATACCTGGATTCTTACATTTGAAGTAGGATAGTCTGCTGATTTGAAATCAACTGACATTTCACTTTCAAAACGCTCCCAAAGGTATCTTGGATTGGTTGGATTACAATAAACCAATATGGTTGCAAATAACCGTCTCAAACTGGTTGGCATTTGGAATAACGATGCTTCTTGTAAACATTCTTCTAAGTTGCTGTCTCTTTGTAGTAAACCATGGAGTGTTCCTGCATTGCGAAATGTTGGGACTACAATTCCATCAATAGACCTAATATTTTGGAAGGATAACAGTCCTTTTACATGAGTTAATAGTAGTCGTGGATAATATCTCTCACCTTCAAGTGGATTTGCTGTAACAATACGACCTATAACTGTTTTCTTTTTTCGAGGGGTCCATTGTTTGTGTTGATGGTTCCATACAAAATGTTTTGGAAATTCTTTGTATAGTAGTCTTCTTGCATTGGCATCTATTTGATTCATGGCAAAGAATTATGTTAACATAGTTTTTCGAGATTGATCTGAATTTACAATGTTGGTTAGATCGTCTTTTGCCTGGAAAGTGATTGACTGTTGATCTGCAAGATGTAAATGTAAGTTATACACTGCTGGGTACATTTCATTAATAACAAACCCATATATTCTCCACTTAGCTTCTGGGGGACTGATCCATCGAGCAGATTGAAATTCTTGGATTTCATCAACTTGATGATTATTTTATTCAGAAATCAAGTTGAAAGCAACACGATCATGACCTTTGTAAATGTACTTGTAAAGATATTTGACTGCTTTTATTGTTGAGAAAATCTCAACATTAATATGACAATCAAATGTTGCAAGTAGATATGGATTATATGGAACGACCCACCGATTGTCTAAATTCTTTCCTCTTACTTTCACGTTTACCCCATTATTTGAACGCTTATAAATGGGGAAACAATCTCTTCCTACGTTTGTATTTGGTGCATATTTCTTTGGATAATTACTTTTGCAACAACTATTTCTTTTCATGCAAACATTGGATGGGTTGAAGACTCCACAGGGTCCATGCATCATATGCTTCACTACCGCATTATGTAAATGTATGTTTGTATTTTGATTTGGTATTTCTGCTAAAACAATTTCATCGAAAGATTCTGGTGTATATAATTTCCAATCCCTTTGCAAGATAATTAAAAAGTGTGCATGTGGAAGACCTCTTTTTTGGTGCTCTATGACATAGACATCTGTTGAGACTTGACGAAATATTTTCTTCTTAAACAATTCGTCTTTCAGTTGTTCTAATTTCAAATGGAAAACTCGGGCAACCAAATCAGGTCTATTTTGAGGTTCTTCATGTTGGAGTAGTTCGTTTGAAATTTCCGGCCAATTTGGATTGCAAGTCATTGTTAAGAAAATATCTGGTTTTCCATAACGTTGTACTAAAGTCATTGCTTCCATATATCTTTTTCACATGTCTCTTGGACCACCAATAAATGAACAGGGCAAGATCATTCGCTTCCCAACATTAGATGCATTCCTTTCGCCAAGAGAAATGGTATCAACAATACCTTCATATATCTCTGAGCGAAAATGATTTTGGTTGCTTCTAAAATAATCCAATCTTGACGTCTCAATCTTTACATACATATCAACCACAAATTGTTGTAACAGTCTTCCAGAAATTAATAAGATTGAGTTGGCATTTTCTCAAATTTGTAATTTGTAGCAATAGTATTCACGGCATGAAACTATCGGACCCTTGTGTACATTGTTTAATCCTGAAATTTTCAAATGTAAGTTAAGTAATTATAAGTTGGATGTGCATACTTAAGTAATTTTTATAACATTAATTTTATTAGCATTTTGTAAACATTAAAGTTTTAATCTAACATCGTTCTTCCCTTGCTATCAATTCGTTAGCATTTATCGATTGTTGAGGTAGTATTGAATGATTTGTTTCGTTATATATAGATTTGTCTCCTCCATTAACCCTTTTAATTCCTTGATGCCGTCCAATATCTCCGAAAGGGAATAATAGCGGATATTGTAGTGGATCATAACAACCAAAATAGTATTGAACTTTATGGTTTCCACCTAAATGGTTATGGACAAAAATGTCACGAGGTTTTAGTTGTTCTCCTTCATTATTTTCGACCAATATTGCTGCAACTTGTGATGATGTCGGTGCATTGAAAACCCGTTATCGAGTCATGGATCTGTCCTTATAAGAATTGTTTGGTTTTCCAAATCGTCTAAATCACCCAGCgaatgaaaaaaaattgaatattgaTTAATTTGAAGAATATcgatgttgacgcggttcttcgccaacatgtaattaagaaaatgagaggaagggattagtgcttaactatgaaccgaaatagatgaatgatcttttaatgaaatggtgacacaatcacattttttaggtggttcaaaggttaaaatccttctactccaccagccaatattattgctatatgcttggtattcttttatagggtatttccttacacaatagaatccaaccctttacaactcccagggtctccatatttataggagagggcacctgagagttggtaaggggggtcatcctgtgaccttcttacctatcatgtcacttctgtgacattcatgattaattcctaaaacctgacacatgaagtgtggtctaatcaataggtaagggggataatgggccgcacggcccaacccaatcgtgggtgcctgaatacgcacgttcatgctgcgtgtccgagaagtcagggatatatcagacacgtgatgtctgatatatgcacgtttaccttgtgtggttgacttcataaaaggtcatagcctccaactccagctcataccacgagctggatgcctcctcgacctgtggccttcaaagtCTTGACttggtccttaagtaatcttggcgaacctttggataccccgagctagcgaggtaggacctgacgacaacagctctggtcatgggggatccacgtggctgatataatttaggtcgtatctcagctcgctaatagcccgttggaaaatcagggcgtacaatcgATTAGTTGAGCGACAATTGATGGAACCATTCTATCTGAATCTAAAATTCGATTTTGTAGTTCATTATCTGTATCCTAGAAGTACAACTGTAAATAAGAAGGACGACCATTCGAGGGTAGAAAATCATTGATGTAATGATATATCTGTCCCTGAGTTCTAAAAGTATAAATCCCTTTATTCCTTCGACAGAGATCTTTATCAAAATTTACTCTGAATGAGGTAAATGTGAACTTGTTGTTGTAAGGTCCTAAAATGTATGGATTGATTTGTGTTCCCGGCAAACAAATCAAGAAGTTGTTTAGGTACATCATTTGTGGTTAAAGAAATCTTTCCATTACCACAGCAAAAGCCAGTTGTCTCATGTGGGAATCACTTTGCTTTGCAATGTGTACATCTAGGCATTAATTTTAACAAATAAGGTTTTGATGGTACGACCTTCAATAGTTTTCTAGACTGTACAATAGCATTTTGTTGCATCCCACCTAATTCATTGGAAAGTTAAAAGGTAGTTACAAACAAGAAGATCTCATATTGAGTTAATGGTATAAATTTTACACAATTTCTGTATTGATTTGTTACCTCTAAGCATTGTTGATAGTTGATTTGAAGATTCAGAATCATTGTTGATAGATGCGTTGGTCTCTAAGATATTAACACTAACATTATAATCATTAGTGATAGA
The Humulus lupulus chromosome 6, drHumLupu1.1, whole genome shotgun sequence DNA segment above includes these coding regions:
- the LOC133785230 gene encoding uncharacterized protein LOC133785230, which codes for MTLVQRYGKPDIFLTMTCNPNWPEISNELLQHEEPQNRPDLVARVFHLKLEQLKDELFKKKIFRQVSTDVYVIEHQKRGLPHAHFLIILQRDWKLYTPESFDEIVLAEIPNQNTNIHLHNAVVKHMMHGPCGVFNPSNVCMKRNSCCKSNYPKKYAPNTNVGRDCFPIYKRSNNGVNVKVRGKNLDNRWVVPYNPYLLATFDCHINVEIFSTIKAVKYLYKYIYKGHDRVAFNLISE